The sequence GTGGGATTGGGTAGGAGGAAGGTTCTCTTTATGGAGTGCTGTTGGATTATCTATTAGTTTGAATTTAGGTTTTACTAATTTTAAACAATTGTTGGATGGTGCTCATGAAATGGATCAACATTTTAGAACATCTTCTTTTGATCAAAACATTCCGGTTGTATTGGCTTTGCTTTCAATTTGGTACAACAACTTTTTTGGATTTGAAACCGAAGCTGTCGTTCCTTATGCAGATTGTATGAAATCAGTTCCAAGTTATTTACAACAAGTAATTATGGAAAGCAATGGGAAAAACATCAATCGTGAAGGATTTCCAGTAAATTACGAAACCGGAACTATTATTTGGGGTGAAGTTGGAACCAACTCGCAACATGCCTTTTTTCAGCTATTTCATCAAGGAACGAAAATTATCCCAACGGATTTTGTCGGATTTATCGAACCTTTCCAAAAATCGGAATTGCACGATTTGTTGATGGCAAACTTTTTTGCACAAACCGAAGCTTTGATGAATGGTAAAGACGGAGGAATATTTGCAGAAAATAGCGAAAATGATCAAAATGCAGCGTTTAAATCTTTTAGAGGCAATAGACCTTCAAATACAATTTTAATTCAAAAATTAACGCCTAAAACATTGGGTTCGTTTTTAGTAATGTATGAACACAAAACGTTTGTTCAAGGAGTGATTTGGAATATTTATAGTTTTGATCAATTTGGTGTTGAGTACGGTAAAAAATTAGCCGAAAATATTGCAGAGGAATTTAAAACTGGAAATATCGGCAATCATGATAGTTCTACAATTTTTTTACTTGAAACTTTTTTAAGAAGAAAATAAACAAAAAAGCAATCTTTAATGAGATTGCTTTTTTGTTTCGTTATGTTGAGCGATTAAAAACTCCTGAAAATCGGTTGATGAAGGTAGTTCAAATAATTCCAAATGGAAGAATGAAATTGATGCCAAGGCGTGGTCAAAGATGTCTGCCATAATTCCCTCGTAAACCGGCCATTCGGTTGTGGTTGTAAACGCATATAATTCAATTGGTAAACCGTGTTCGGTTGGTTGCATGTGTCGAACCATTAAATGAAATTGCTTGTGAATTTTAGGATTGTTAAGTAAATAGCGTTTTAGATATTCTCTAAACAAGCCAATGTTAGTCATTCTTCTACCGTTAACCAACATGGTGGGGTCATCAACGTGGGTGCGATTGAATTCGGCAATTTCTTTTTCGCGTTCGATGATGTATGATTTTAAAAGTTTGATGCGTTTTAAATCATTGATTTCTTCAGGTTCTAAAAATCGAATTGAACCCATCTTGATGTTAATCGAACGTTTGATTCTTCGTCCACCTGATTTTTGCATCGTACGAAAATTTCGAAACGAATCACTAATCAAGGCATACGTTGGAATGGTAGTTACCGTTTTGTCGAAATTCTGAACTTTTACGGTATTTAGATTTATTTGTAAAACCGTACCATCAGCACCGTATTTAGACATTTCAATCCAATCACCTACGCGAATCATATCATTTGATGAAACTTGGATACTAGCAACAAATCCTAAAATGGTATCTTTAAAAACTAATATCACAATTGCTGACGCGGCTCCTAAAGCAGTTAATAATCCTGTTGGACTTTTTCCTGTAATTTCAGAAAATAAAATGATGCCACAAATGGTGTAAAGTATGATGGTTACAACCTGAAAATAACTATCTAAAGGTTTGTCCGCAAATCGTTTTTTGCCAGCAAGAACATCTTTGAATGTTTTGAAACCGGCATTTATAACAAGGGTAATTGTTATGGTTAGTAACGCATCAACAACCAGTAATGCAAAATCTGTTGTTTTCTCAAAACCTGTAAAAATAAAAGGTAGTGCTTGACGTGCAATTAATAAAGGAATTAAATGCGTTGCGTATTTTAGAACACCGTTACGAATTAAATAATCATCAATTCTTGTTTTGCTTCTTCTTATTGTTTTTATTAAAACTAACATTAAAATTTTTCGCAATAAAAAATCGATTGCATATAATATTAAGGCTAATAAAAGTAGTAGGATTAATGAATTTAAAACATGAGCCATGTTTGTACTGAAACCAAGAGTTTCTATAAATTGTAATCCGTAAGCGTAAATTTGACTTTGTAAATTGTTATCTATAATGTCCATTAAAAAGAAAATAATTACACAAAAATATGAGAATTGATTTTAAATATTCTTAAATAAAATCTAAGCTTTTTGACTGTTTTTCTTTTTTAATGTTTTTTTGTCTAAATAGAATTTATTTAAGACAGTCAACAATGATGTAGGTAAACTTATGAGCAAAGATGAAATTAAATCCTGATCATTGAAATAATACATTGCGGCAGTCATCAATATAGATAAACCAAAAAATTCAATAATATATCTTTTATATTTCGTCATAAAAAAGGGAAGCCATTTAGTAGCTTCCCTGTAAATATATTAAATTTCGTTTAACATTTTAGATATTTCATCTAGCTTTGGTGTTAAAATAACTTCAATACGTCTGTTTTTGGCTTTTCCTTCAGTTGTTGCGTTTGACGAAATTGGTGCAAATTCACTACGGCCAGCAGCTGTTAAGTTTTTCTTGTCAATATTCGGATTATTTTCTAAAATATTCACAATTGTTGTCGCTCGTTTGGTAGATAAATCCCAATTCGATTCGATTCCGCCACCAAGGTTCCAGATAACTCTGTCATTATCTGTGTGGCCTTCAATTAAAATTGAAATATCTGGATTTTGAGCCAAAACTTTTCCAAGTTCTTCTACTGCTATTTTACCTTCTTTATTTACAGCCCAACTTCCTGAATTAAAAAGTAATTTATTTTCCATAGAAACATACACTTTTCCGTTTTTCATTTCCACAGTCAAACCTTTTCCTTCAAAGGCATATAATGCTTTTGATAACGAATCTTTTAATCGTTTTAAGTTTGCATCTTGAGCAGCAAGTTTGTTTTCTAGTTCGTTAACACGAGTTGACTTTTCGTTTAACTCTGATTTTAATCTGTTTAAACGATCAATTTCTGCTTTGATTGCAGCATCGCTATTTTTTTCTAATGTTTTATAGCTTTTAGCAAGTTGATCATATTCGATTTGTAATCGATCGCGTTCTACAATTGCAGCAGCTAGCATTCTTTCTGAATTGTTTAATGAATTTTCTAATTGAAGAGATTCATTTCGTAAAGCTTCTGATTCGGATAACAATCGATTGCGTTCTTCTGTGCAATCTTTTAATTGTGCATCTAGTTCGTTATATAATCGACGCGTTACACAAGATGAAAATAATGTCACACAAAGAGAAGCTAAAATGATTTTTTTTATCATAAGTGGTTGTATTTTATTCAATTTCTAATCCAATAGGGCAGTGGTCTGAATGTTTTGCTTCTGGTAAAATGTAAGCACGTTTAATTCTTTCTTTCATATTTTCTGTTGCCAACAGGTAGTCAATGCGCCAACCTTTATTGTTATTTCTTGCATTTGCGCGATAACTCCACCAACTGTAATTATGAGGCTCAGGATTTAGCATTCTAAAAGTGTCTAAAAATCCATTTTTCATAAATCCATCTAACCATTTTCGTTCTTCAGGTAAAAAGCCAGAAACTTTTGCATTTCTAATCGGATCGTGAATATCGATTGCTTCGTGACAAATATTATAATCTCCACCAATAATCAAATTTGGAATTTCTTTTTTCAAGTTAGAAATGTATTCTTGAAACTCATCCATATATTGAAATTTATAATCCAATCGGTCGATGTTTGTTCCCGAAGGAAGATAAAGTGACATAATTGAAACACTTTCAAAATCAGCACGTAAATTTCTTCCTTCAAAATCCATATGATCTATTCCTGTACCGAAAACAACTTGTTTAGGTTTTATTTTAGAAAGAATTGCTACGCCGCTATAACCTTTTTTCTGTGCTGGATAATAATATTGAAACGGGTAACCTGCTGCCGATATTTCATCGACCGGAATTTGATTTTCTTGTGCTTTAATTTCTTGAAGACAAATCACATCCGGATTTGCTGCTTGTAACCAATCTAAAAAACCTTTAGTAATTGCAGCTCGAATTCCATTTACATTATAAGATAGTATTTTCATTTTCGAATTTTAAATATTCAAAAATAAACAATTTATATGAACCTATTTGTTTTAAAAATGTTCATATAGTTAATCGTTATTTTTTTAAATGTGTAAATATGGCTTAAAGTTACATTCTGATCAAAAACCTTAACATAACTTTTGTATCTTTGCCACTTAATTTCTTACATTTTACCAATGCAAATTGTAAATGCAAAACAAGTCGCAAAAGCTATAAAAGTCGATAAATTCGGTTCGTTCGGTTCGTTCATTGGATGGGTTTTTATGAAAGCAACGCGCATTTCAAAATTAAATAAGATTTATACTAAAACGTACGATAAAGATGCGCTTGTTTTTCTGGACAAGTTAGTCAAAGAATTAAATGTTACTTATGATATTCCCGCAGATGACTTGAAGCGTTTACCTAAAACAGGACCTTATATAACGGTTTCTAATCATCCTCTTGGTGGTTTAGATGGCATTTTATTGATGAAAATCATGCTAGCTCATGATCCTGAATTTAAAATTATTGCTAATTTTTTACTTCAAGAAATAGAACCACTAAAACCTGTTATTATGCCTGTCAATCCGTTTGATGATTTGAAAGATGTAAAATCTAGTGTTTTAGGATTAAAAGAAACTTTACGTCATTTAAGTGATGGTAGACCTTTAGGTATTTTTCCAGCCGGAGAAGTTTCCACCATTGAAGATGGTAGCATCATGATTGATAAACCTTGGGAACCGACGGCGATGAAAATTGTTCAAAAGGCAAATGTTCCTGTAGTGCCTATTTATTTTCATACCAAAAATAGTAAATTGTTTTATTGGCTAGCTAAAATGAGTCCTGTTTTAAGAACATTAAAGTTGCCATCTGAATTACTTACTCAAAGAAAAAAAGTTATCAAAATTCGAATTGGTAAACCAATTTCTGTAAACGAGCAAAATGAACATAAAGAAACGTTAGAACAATACACTGATTTTTTACGTAAGAAAACCTATATTTTGTCAAAATCGTTTAACGAACAAGACGAGAAAAAATTATTAGGATCGATTAATCTTGATATGTTAACAAAAACTTCTGAGACAAAACCTAAACAGATTGCTCGTGCTGCAAATCAAGATAAAATACTTGAAGAAATTGCGAAGCTTCGTGAAAATGTAGCTGAAAATAGATTTCTTCAAAGTAAAAGTTATGAAGTGTTTTTTGTCCAAGCAGAAAAAATTCCAAATATTTTACACGAAATTGGACGTTTACGCGAAATTACGTTTCGTGAAATTGGAGAAGGTACAAATGAATCCATTGATTTAGATAAGTTTGATCGTTATTATTATCACATGTTTTTATGGGATGAAGATCAACAACGTGTAGCTGGTGCATATCGCATGGGATTAGGTTCTGAAATTTTTGAGAAATATGGTATTGACGGTTTTTACATGCAAGAACTTTTCAAGTTTGAACCTGAATTACATAAAATGATGTCAGAGTCTATTGAAATGGGACGTGCATTTATTGTTCCAGATTATCAGCAAAAACCTATGCCTTTATTTTTGTTATGGAAAGGTATCGTTCATACAACTTTACGTTATCCTCAGCATAAATTTTTGATTGGTGGTGTGAGTATTAGTAATCAATTTACGGATTTCTCTAAATCGTTGATGATTGAGTTTATGAAATCTCATTATTATGACCCTTATATAGCACAATATATTCGACCTAAGATGGAATATAAAGTAAAACTAAAAGATGCAGATAAAGACTTTGTGTTCAATGAAACAGAAGCCGATTTAAATAAGTTTGATAAGATTATCGATGAGGTTGAACCAGGAAATTTGCGCTTACCAGTATTAATTAAAAAATATATTAAGCAAAACGCTCGTGTTGTTGCATTTAATGTTGATCCATTGTTTAATAACTCAGTTGATGGTTTGATGTATATTCGAATTGAAGATTTGCCAGAAAGTACGGTAAAGCCTGTAATGGAAGAATTTCAAGCAGAACTTGAGCGACGAACTGAAAAATAATTACTTTTAAACACGAGTTTTACTCGTGTTTTTTTTATGTTTGTTTTTCATTTATTTAATTCATTTTCTTATTATGAAAGTCAAATTAGCTTCAGTTTCTGATCTCAAATCAATTCTAAATGTAATTGAACTTGCTAAGCAAATAATGCTTGCTAACGGAAATACAACGCAATGGATTAATGGTTATCCGTCAGAAGAAATTATATTAAAAGACATGGAACAAAATTATGGTTTTGTAATTGTAAACAATGGAGAAATTGAAGGTTATTTTTGCTTTTTAAAAGGTAATAATCCAGAACCGACCTATCAATTAATAAAGGATGGAAATTGGCTTAATAACGAAGCTTATGGTGTTATTCATAGATTAGCATCATCCGGAAGAATTAAAGGAATTGCAGATGCGTGTTTTGATTTTTGTTTTTCTGAGATTAATAACATCAAAGTAGATACACACGAAAATAATATCCCAATGCAAAACTACTTTAAAAAAATAGGCTTTACCTATTGTGGAATCATTTATGTCAACGATGGCTCACCTCGAAGAGCTTTTCAGAAAAGTATATAAAGACAAAAAAACCTTATCGAATGGATAAGGTTTTTTAATATATTTTTAAGTCGAATGATTAACTTTTTAAAGCTTCTGCACCACCAACAATTTCCAAAATTTCGTTTGTAATTGCCGCTTGACGCGCTTTGTTGTAAGTTAATTTCAAATCGTCTCTTAAGTCTTTAGCGTTATCGGTTGCTTTATGCATTGCTGTCATACGTGCACCGTGCTCAGAAGCATTAGAATCTAAAACTGCTTTAAATAATTGAGTTTTTAAAGAAGTTGGAATTAAGTTTAAAATAATTTCTTCTTTAGATGGCTCAAAAATATAATCAGAAGTTGCAGCCTTTTCGTTTACTACTGGTAATAAAGGTAAGAATTGTTCTACCTGTACAATCTGAGTAGCTGCGTTTTTAAATTGGTTGTAAATTACTTCAACTTTATCATAAGTACCTTCTACGAAAGCATCCATAATACGTTGAGCAATTTCAGCTGTATTATTAAAAGTTAACGCATCAAATAAATTACTATTGTTAGCAATAACATTAGTATTTTTACTAAAAGCATCAAATCCTTTTTTACCAATTGTAATAACATCAACTTGTTTACCAGCATAAGTTAAATCAATTAAGTTACGAGTTGCTTTAATAACGTTTGCATTAAAAGCACCACATAAACCTCTGTTAGATGTAACAACTACTACTAAAACTTTATTAACCTCTCTTTGTTCAGCATAAACTCCAGAAGCATCTCCTTCTAAAGTTGCGCTAATATTTTGAATTAATTCAGTTAACTTCTCAGCGTAAGGGCGCATAGCAGTAATTGCGTCTTGCGCTTTCTTTAATTTCGCAGCAGAAACCATTTTCATTGCCGATGTAATTTGCATCGTCGATGAAATAGAACCAATTCGTATACGAATTTCTTTAAGATTTGCCATTGGTGTTCTTAGAAATTAAATTTAGAAAGAAGCTGAATCAACTTCTTTCTAAATTGATATGATTAATATTTTGAAGAAACTTCTTTAGCAACTTTTTCTAAAGTAGCAGTAGCTTCATCTGATAAGTTTCCAGCTTTTAAAGCAGCTAAAGTATCTTTGTGAGATAATTTTAATACTTGTAAGTATTCTTTCTCGAATTCTTTAACTTTCTCTACAGGAACGTTTCTTAACAAGTTTTTAGAACCTGCATAGATAATCGCAACTTGATCTTCAACTGAATACGGATCATTTACCGATTGTTTTAAGATTTCAACGTTACGTTTACCTTTTTCAATTACGTTTAATGTAGCTGTATCTAAGTCAGAACCAAATTTAGAGAATGCCTCTAATTCACGGAACTGCGCTTGATCTAATTTTAATGTTCCAGATACTTTTTTCATTGATTTAATCTGAGCGTTACCTCCAACACGAGATACAGAAATACCTACGTTGATTGCTGGACGAACACCTGCGTTGAATAAATCTGATTCTAAGAAGATCTGACCATCAGTAATCGAAATTACGTTTGTTGGGATATATGCAGAAACGTCACCAGCTTGAGTTTCGATAATTGGTAAAGCAGTTAAAGAACCACCACCTTTTACGATACCTTTCATTGATTCTGGTAAATCGTTCATGTTTTTAGCGATTTCGTCATCTCCGATGATTCTAGCAGCACGCTCTAATAAACGAGAGTGAAGGTAGAAAACGTCTCCAGGGTACGCTTCACGTCCTGGTGGACGACGTAAGATTAACGACATTTCACGGTAAGCAACCGCTTGTTTAGATAAATCATCATAAATGATTAATGCTGGACGACCTGAATCACGGAAATATTCTCCGATTGCAGCACCTGCCATTGGAGCATAAACTTGCATTGGAGCAGGGTCAGAAGCGTTTGCAGCTACGATGATTGTATATGCCATTGCACCTTTTTCTTCTAATGTTTTAGCAATTCCAGCTACAGTAGAAGCTTTTTGTCCGACAGCTACATAGATACAGTAAACAGGTTTACCTGCATCATAGAATTCTTTTTGATTCAAAATGGTATCGATACAAACAGTAGTTTTTCCTGTTTGACGGTCACCAATTACTAACTCACGTTGTCCACGTCCAACTGGAATCATCGCATCGATTGCTTTGATACCTGTTTGTAATGGTTCTGTTACTGGTTGACGGAAGATAACACCAGGTGCTTTTCTTTCTAAAGGCATTTCGTATAAATCACCTCCGATTGCCCCTTTACCATCGATTGGTTGACCTAAAGTATTAACAATACGTCCTACCATTTGCTCACCTACTTTAAGTGATGCGATACGACCTGTTCTTTTTACGATAGATCCTTCTCTAACTCCTGTTGAAGCACCTAATAATACAACACCAACGTTGTCTTCTTCTAAGTTTTGTACTAATGCTTCTAATCCATTTTCGAATTGTACTAACTCTCCGTATTGAGCGTTAGCTAATCCGTGAACACGAGCAATACCATCTCCTACTTCAAGTACTGTTCCTACTTCTTCAACTGAAGCCTCAGATCCAAAACCAGATAACTGTTTCTTTAAAATTGCTGAAATTTCAGCAGGTTTAATTTCTGCCATTTTGATTTTTATTTAATCACGTCGAAACGTGTGGTGATTTTAATTTGTAAACTCTCTCTTTAATTGACTTAACTTATCTGCAATAGATCCGTTGTATTGAATATCTCCAATTCTGATGATGAAACCACCAATAATTTCTGGATTTACTTTATTAACAAGCGTAACTTCTTTTGCTGATAATTCTTTGATTTTAGCTAAAACTTGTGCTTCTATTACTGGAGTTAATGCTGTTGCAGTAGTTACATAAGCAACTTGAACTCCGTTCATTTCGTCATACAATTTTTTAAATTGTAGGGTTATAGCTTCTAAAATATCAAATCTTTTATTTTGTAAAAGCACTTCAAATAAAGATTTTGTATCTTCATTTGCAGAGGCAAACACTTCAAGTAAAGCACTTAATTTTACACTTCCTTTAATAATCGGATTTGTTAAAAAAGATTTTAATTCTTTACTTTCAGAAATCGCTTGTGCTATTGTAGCCATATCTTCGCTAACAACTGCTGCGTTTCCTTTTGCGTTTGACACTTCAAGGATTGCTTTCGCATATCTAATCGCTGCTCTTGTACCTGTCATAACGATTATATTAGTTTAATTTAACTTCTTCTAACATTTTAGCTACTAATTTCTCTTGAGCTTCTTTGTTAGATAATTGGTCTTTTAATAACTTTTCTGCGATATCTAATGATAATGAAGAAACTTGGTTTTTGATTTCAGCCATTGCTGCATTTTTCTCAGCTTCGATTGTAGCCTGAGCTTGAGCAATCATTTTAGCTCCTTGTTCTTGAGCTTCTGTTTTTGCTTCAGCAACCATTTGTTCTTTCATTATACGAGCATCATTTAACATAGCGTCACGTTCTGCACGAGCTTCTGCTAATAATTTTTCGTTATCTGATTTTAAATTTGCTAAATCTCTTTTTGCATTTTCAGCTGCAGCTAAAGCGTCAGCAATACCTTCTTCACGAGCTTCTAAAGCATTTACGATTGGTTTCCAAGCAAATTTCCCTAAGATGAAAATAATTACAATTAAAATAATTGCTTGCCAGAAGAATAATCCGAAACTAAAATCATGAATTAACTTATCCATTATATCTATTTATAATTTTAATACTTATTTACTTTTAATTTTCTTGTTTAATTAAACAATATCTGTAACCAACCGTTACAGATATTGTTAATTTTGAATATTAGTTATTACCTAAGATTAAAGCACCGAATGCTAAACCTTCTAATAATGCACCAATAATAATCATAGCAGTTTGGATTTTTCCAGCAGCTTCTGGTTGACGAGCGATAGCGTCCATTGCAGAAGAACCAATTTTTCCTAAACCGTAACCAGCTCCGATTACGATTAAACCTGCACCAATAATAGTTGGGATTGTCATGATAAATGAATTATATATAATTAAACAAAATTTTTATTTACTCTTTTTAAAATCTAAATCTTAGTGGTGATCGTGCTCTTGAACAGCAGAACCAATAAATAATGATGATAACATTGTGAAAATGAATGCTTGTAAGAAAGCTACTAAAATTTCCAAGAATGTTAAGAACAACGTTAAGAAGAAAGAAATACCAATTGCTCCTGGCGTTGATAAAGCTTCTTGCATTATGTATGCAACTGCGATTAATCCCATAACTACCGAGTGACCTGCAGTAATGTTAGCAAACAAACGAATTAATAATGAGAATGGTTTTGTAAACATTCCTAAAACCTCGATTGGTGCTAAAACAATTTTCATTGGAACTGGTACACCCGGCATCCAGAAAATGTGTTTCCAATAATCTTTGTTTGCACTTATGTTTACATATAAAAACGTAAATAAAGCTAAACAAACAGTTACTGAAATATTACCTGTAACGTTTAATCCTAGAGGAGTTAATCCTAATAAGTTCAATAAGAAAATAAGGAAGAAAACAGATAATAAATACGGCATAAATTGTTTGTATTTATGACCGATGTTTGGTTTTGCCATTTCGTCACGAACATAAATAACTAATGGTTCTAATCCTCTTGCGATACCTTTTGGTAAAGCGTTTGGTCCGTTTTTATATGTTTTTGCTAATGCTGTAAATCCTAAGAACAATAATAACGATGCTAGCATTAAACCTGCTACGTTTTTAGTGATTGAAAAATCTAAAGGCATTGTTGAAACATGAAAATCTGAAGCAGTGTGAATTTCATGAGATTTAATATTGTAAGTAACTTCAAACTTTTGTTTTATATCCTTACCATCTTTATTCTTTATTGTAATATATTCACCTTTGTCATCTTTACGATATTCGTAACCTTTAATGTTACCCTCGGCATCACAGTTTACTATTTTACCATGAAAATAAGCGTAGTACTGACCGTCTCTTTCAATTACTTTACTGTTGTAAACAAAATCTTCAGTAGACATAAACACTTTCAATCCATTATCAATTAAAATA comes from Flavobacterium sp. I3-2 and encodes:
- the atpB gene encoding F0F1 ATP synthase subunit A, whose translation is MVTIKKSLHLLAAVLFALSPVASMANNDTIQQENAVNVEQTAIAVEATDHAASHGEEHAEKSNDQFVKEYIGHHLMDDHYYSFFGDKELHKHYGFALPIILIDNGLKVFMSTEDFVYNSKVIERDGQYYAYFHGKIVNCDAEGNIKGYEYRKDDKGEYITIKNKDGKDIKQKFEVTYNIKSHEIHTASDFHVSTMPLDFSITKNVAGLMLASLLLFLGFTALAKTYKNGPNALPKGIARGLEPLVIYVRDEMAKPNIGHKYKQFMPYLLSVFFLIFLLNLLGLTPLGLNVTGNISVTVCLALFTFLYVNISANKDYWKHIFWMPGVPVPMKIVLAPIEVLGMFTKPFSLLIRLFANITAGHSVVMGLIAVAYIMQEALSTPGAIGISFFLTLFLTFLEILVAFLQAFIFTMLSSLFIGSAVQEHDHH